The Drosophila innubila isolate TH190305 chromosome 3R unlocalized genomic scaffold, UK_Dinn_1.0 2_E_3R, whole genome shotgun sequence genome has a segment encoding these proteins:
- the LOC117790425 gene encoding neprilysin-4, whose translation MSELSWNRALSLFILLFGGLLQVCGDGETFQRVFQTEETVRQSKSQEIRRQMNQSIDPCTDFYEFACGNWKGKSSPQSKLEHQIDKDLLRLLDEIAHAKNSPVARQAKEFYKSCLGAQSRQNQQQQQFLSEFIQQNGGFPAVPGSNWAVYHHDYDWLQVLGRLRKYYGMEILIGLRIGYNYENVQENSIYLTEPTTLIPRELCTQRRLDIRDEAYAVIEQLVAAQLKTWLAMGNDESDRLAADIVSFEHELCGGMHDLAPWDAELNLYKVNNTRKSLAEWGKMFGMEFETYVTTSFGQNVFRPVYMAAPDYYRQLKLTMDAHNVSQLANYIMYRAVASLTFPLDDNPGKRPAHCLESVKRLFPSAIGELYDRQYASVEVRQQLYQLFEKLKDSLKHSVTAEWLEEGSRRIAHQKLSNLNYTLPVYEKPLVLRLQLERNKYWHNLRQLLGEVQSKQLNRLYEENVPAPSDPVEAYETRVLYRPVQNRLELGWGLLQPPAYDEHYGNALKYATLGTTMARQMVKAFDEMHWSVGLREHDNWDGLTAWRYRNRSECFSRHVEEYLQSNQSATDELIGRSAGLNVAFHAYLTWLGFQEPNNDFTRLTKETLPGLNYSNTALFFLAFAQQHCDPREHPENEEPDPRPVLTYSVRQRHSWTRLLVNGPLRNLPDFAREFHCPAGTPMNPAEKCFIY comes from the coding sequence ATGTCAGAGTTAAGCTGGAATAGAGCTTTGTCGCTGTTCATCCTGTTGTTTGGGGGACTTCTTCAGGTCTGTGGCGATGGCGAAACCTTTCAGCGTGTCTTCCAAACGGAGGAGACAGTGCGTCAAAGCAAATCACAAGAGATACGTCGTCAGATGAATCAAAGCATTGATCCCTGCACGGATTTCTATGAGTTTGCATGTGGCAATTGGAAAGGAAAGTCATCGCCACAATCGAAGCTGGAGCATCAGATCGATAAGGATCTGTTGCGACTCTTGGATGAGATAGCCCATGCCAAGAATAGTCCAGTGGCACGTCAGGCCAAGGAGTTCTACAAGTCCTGCCTCGGAGCACAGTCTCGGCagaatcaacaacagcagcagttccTCAGCGAATTCATTCAACAGAATGGGGGATTTCCGGCCGTGCCTGGCTCCAATTGGGCAGTCTATCATCATGACTACGATTGGTTGCAGGTCCTAGGTAGACTTAGGAAATATTATGGCATGGAGATTCTTATCGGACTGAGAATTGGCTACAACTATGAGAATGTTCAGGAGAACAGCATCTACCTAACTGAGCCAACTACTCTGATACCCAGAGAACTCTGCACCCAGCGAAGATTGGATATACGAGATGAGGCCTACGCAGTCATCGAGCAATTGGTGGCAGCTCAACTGAAGACTTGGCTAGCCATGGGAAATGACGAATCAGATCGCTTAGCCGCCGACATTGTCAGCTTTGAGCATGAACTCTGTGGAGGGATGCATGACCTGGCTCCCTGGGATGCTGAACTGAATCTATACAAGGTTAACAATACCCGAAAGTCCTTAGCCGAATGGGGAAAGATGTTTGGAATGGAATTTGAAACATATGTTACCACCAGCTTCGGCCAGAACGTTTTCAGACCCGTCTACATGGCTGCCCCGGATTATTATCGACAACTAAAGCTCACCATGGATGCCCACAATGTCAGTCAGCTGGCCAACTATATAATGTACCGTGCTGTGGCCTCACTCACGTTTCCCCTCGATGATAATCCGGGAAAAAGGCCAGCTCACTGTTTGGAAAGCGTGAAGCGACTGTTTCCGTCGGCAATAGGGGAACTCTATGATCGGCAATATGCGAGTGTTGAGGTCAGGCAGCAACTGTATCAATTGTTTGAAAAGCTGAAGGATTCGCTGAAGCACAGTGTAACCGCCGAGTGGCTGGAGGAGGGAAGCCGACGCATAGCTCACCAGAAGCTCAGCAATCTTAACTACACGCTGCCTGTCTATGAGAAGCCTCTCGTGCTGAGGCTGCAACTGGAGCGCAACAAATACTGGCATAATCTTCGCCAGCTACTGGGTGAGGTGCAGTCAAAGCAATTGAATCGACTCTACGAGGAGAACGTGCCAGCGCCATCTGATCCCGTGGAGGCCTACGAGACTCGAGTGCTTTATCGGCCAGTCCAAAATCGTCTGGAGCTGGGATGGGGTCTCCTACAACCTCCCGCCTACGATGAGCACTATGGGAATGCTCTGAAGTATGCCACATTGGGAACAACTATGGCCAGGCAGATGGTTAAAGCCTTCGATGAGATGCATTGGTCTGTGGGATTACGGGAGCACGACAACTGGGATGGACTCACAGCATGGAGGTATCGCAATCGCAGTGAATGCTTCTCCCGCCACGTGGAGGAGTACCTGCAAAGCAATCAAAGCGCCACGGATGAACTGATAGGCCGCAGTGCCGGACTGAATGTCGCCTTCCATGCCTACCTCACCTGGTTGGGATTCCAAGAACCGAACAATGACTTCACCCGATTAACAAAAGAGACTCTCCCAGGTCTCAACTATTCCAATACAGCGCTGTTTTTCTTAGCCTTTGCCCAGCAACACTGCGATCCGAGGGAACATCCCGAGAACGAGGAGCCGGATCCTAGGCCAGTTCTCACCTACAGCGTCCGACAGCGTC
- the LOC117790426 gene encoding phosphate-regulating neutral endopeptidase PHEX: MKLLTLTCLLAGLTLAWSGTVSRPYGTNYTTDILRLAKAAHIKAYMTEGELQPCDNFYNFACGNWPRLHPSRLHNKRTNYLEELQELFVRKSADMLKTTTAGADSSADQVIKSFYSSCYSQANDTRSALATLLQVADFRGGWPEIRVPSWYHYEYDWLQVVASLKSRLGVDILIGLDVVLDYKEDHMHRLKIGAPQLPLGHRRQYLDPGYEGTRQRYEHSIVQKLQGYFPDQPENWCSEVASQILYIEQQLAKGLPHNAALTLEQTTRQRTAADMKTAYGSYVDVSRYLQLIFNSPIVVELYETPEDYLSNLMDVIRKTPKLHLANYTIWRALDTLDQARIPQGVQPGIWCVQMVRQYFPKQLESLFHRNYNNMQMINELQSTWSDIKRVFREDLQASTDLHWLTLETRQKAIGKLEALDLQFRNHDETELIRQVQTLHLRMDQFYQNFVDVLQWRTKKHLDKYMQEPQLTDKVFKLPHYELKTNKMQIPITFLQARFFWDPAYPNALKYGTLGVLLARQMLHGFDDVGRRFDRHGYKNSWWDTTSENSFSRRAQCFQEQYAVFVQFREKPVQDKGLLSRIVADNGALSIAYRAYTKWLKNSPVTSTSYQSERLPLLDYSHNQLFFLAYAQLYCTDYPDTVEIFDELPEQLRVNTALSNSEQFVNAFSCSGSDKLNARFKCHLF, from the coding sequence ATGAAgcttttgactttgacttgcCTGCTGGCAGGTCTGACCCTCGCCTGGAGCGGCACTGTCTCACGTCCTTATGGGACCAACTACACTACGGATATACTACGTCTGGCCAAAGCAGCTCACATCAAGGCCTACATGACGGAGGGAGAACTACAACCCTGCGATAATTTCTACAATTTTGCCTGTGGCAACTGGCCACGCCTGCATCCGTCGCGGTTGCACAACAAGAGGACCAACTACTTGGAAGAACTTCAAGAGTTGTTTGTACGCAAAAGCGCCGACATGTTGAAGACAACGACAGCTGGAGCGGACAGCAGTGCCGATCAAGTGATCAAGAGTTTCTACAGCTCTTGCTACAGCCAGGCGAATGACACACGCTCCGCACTGGCGACTCTCCTCCAGGTGGCGGACTTTCGCGGCGGGTGGCCAGAAATTCGAGTGCCTTCCTGGTATCACTACGAGTACGATTGGTTGCAGGTGGTGGCTTCACTTAAAAGCCGCTTGGGAGTGGACATTCTGATTGGACTAGATGTTGTGCTGGACTACAAGGAGGATCACATGCATCGCCTCAAGATTGGTGCTCCACAGTTGCCACTGGGCCATCGCCGTCAATATCTGGATCCAGGCTATGAAGGTACTCGGCAGCGTTACGAACACAGTATTGTCCAGAAACTGCAAGGTTACTTTCCGGATCAGCCAGAGAATTGGTGCAGCGAGGTGGCCTCACAGATTCTATATATTGAGCAACAGCTGGCCAAGGGATTGCCCCACAATGCGGCACTCACGTTGGAGCAGACAACACGGCAACGCACCGCAGCCGATATGAAGACCGCCTATGGCAGCTACGTCGATGTCAGTCGTTATCTTCAACTGATCTTTAATAGTCCCATAGTTGTGGAGCTGTACGAGACTCCCGAGGATTATCTATCCAATCTGATGGATGTGATCCGCAAGACGCCCAAACTGCATCTGGCCAACTATACAATCTGGCGAGCATTGGACACTCTGGATCAGGCACGTATCCCACAGGGCGTTCAGCCGGGCATCTGGTGTGTCCAAATGGTACGACAATATTTCCCAAAGCAGCTGGAAAGTCTCTTCCAccgcaactacaacaacatgcaGATGATCAACGAGTTGCAATCCACCTGGTCAGATATTAAGCGTGTCTTCCGCGAGGATCTGCAGGCATCCACTGATCTTCATTGGCTCACACTCGAAACGAGGCAAAAGGCCATTGGGAAACTGGAGGCATTGGATCTGCAGTTTCGCAATCACGACGAGACGGAATTAATACGACAGGTTCAAACCCTCCATTTGCGGATGGATCAATTCTATCAGAACTTCGTGGATGTCTTACAATGGCGCACAAAGAAACATCTAGATAAGTACATGCAGGAACCACAACTAACCGACAAGGTGTTCAAGTTGCCCCACTATGAACTAAAGACCAACAAGATGCAGATACCGATCACCTTTCTGCAGGCACGTTTCTTCTGGGATCCCGCCTATCCCAATGCCCTCAAGTACGGCACTCTGGGCGTTCTCCTGGCTCGCCAGATGCTTCATGGCTTTGACGATGTGGGACGCCGCTTTGATCGCCATGGCTACAAAAACAGCTGGTGGGATACAACTTCTGAAAATTCCTTCTCCAGACGTGCCCAGTGCTTCCAAGAGCAGTATGCGGTCTTTGTGCAGTTCCGGGAGAAACCAGTCCAGGACAAGGGACTCCTCAGTCGAATTGTTGCCGATAATGGAGCTCTAAGCATCGCATATCGGGCCTACACCAAGTGGTTGAAAAATTCTCCGGTAACATCGACTAGCTACCAAAGTGAACGCCTTCCCCTGCTCGATTATTCGCACAATCAACTCTTCTTTCTGGCCTACGCTCAGCTTTACTGCACCGACTACCCGGACACCGTGGAGATCTTTGACGAGCTGCCCGAACAGCTAAGAGTGAATACAGCTCTCTCCAATTCGGAACAGTTTGTAAACGCCTTTAGCTGCTCGGGAAGCGACAAGCTCAACGCTCGCTTCAAGTGTCATCTCTTTTGA
- the LOC117790427 gene encoding ubiquitin carboxyl-terminal hydrolase 46 codes for MGANVSQLEREIGSDLFPPNEHYFGLVNFGNTCYSNSVLQALYFCKPFREKVLEYKAKNKRPKETLLSCLADLFYSIATQKKKVGSIAPKKFITRLRKEKEEFDNYMQQDAHEFLNFLINHINEIILAERNTGGTGKTANGGGATAASNNSTTNITNTNSNSNATTTKSNSTSNSSNSTSTSTSNSTATNGNCSNSTGSLSATTSVLDGNGSLTATTTPITQTNGANTQPTWVHEIFQGILTSETRCLNCETVSSKDENFFDLQVDVDQNTSITHCLRCFSNTETLCSDNKFKCDNCCSYQEAQKRMRVKKLPMILALHLKRFKYMEQFNRHIKVSHRVVFPLELRLFNTSDDAVNPDRLYDLTAVVIHCGSGPNRGHYISIVKSHGLWLLFDDDMVDKIEASTIEDFYGLTSDIHKSSETGYILFYQSRDCAA; via the coding sequence ATGGGCGCCAACGTCTCGCAGCTGGAGCGCGAAATTGGCTCCGATCTGTTTCCGCCCAATGAGCATTATTTCGGGCTGGTTAACTTTGGAAATACTTGCTATAGCAACTCGGTGCTGCAGGCCCTCTACTTCTGCAAGCCCTTTCGCGAGAAGGTACTCGAGTATAAGGCGAAGAATAAAAGGCCAAAAGAGACGCTGCTCTCGTGCCTTGCCGATCTCTTTTATAGCATTGCCACGCAGAAGAAGAAGGTTGGCTCGATTGCGCCAAAGAAGTTCATAACGCGATTGCgcaaggagaaggaggagttCGACAACTATATGCAGCAGGATGCCCATGAGTTTCTCAATTTTCTGATTAATCACATCAACGAGATCATTTTGGCCGAGCGCAACACGGGCGGCACAGGGAAGACGGCGAATGGTGGCGGTGCAACTGCTGCCTCGAATAATAGCACCACTAATAtcaccaacaccaacagcaacagcaacgctACCACCACGAAGTCAAACTCGACTTCCAACTCCTCGAATTCAACATCGACCTCAACTTCCAATTCGACGGCAACCAACGGAAACTGCAGCAACTCGACGGGTTCCTTGAGTGCCACCACAAGTGTCCTCGATGGTAATGGCAGTCTTACGGCAACGACCACGCCCATAACCCAGACCAATGGGGCTAACACGCAGCCCACTTGGGTGCACGAGATTTTCCAGGGTATTCTCACGTCGGAGACCCGTTGCCTCAACTGTGAGACGGTGAGCAGCAAGGACGAGAATTTCTTCGATCTACAAGTGGATGTGGATCAGAATACGTCCATAACTCATTGCTTGCGCTGCTTTAGCAACACGGAGACGCTTTGCTCGGACAACAAGTTTAAGTGTGACAATTGTTGCAGCTACCAGGAGGCACAGAAACGAATGCGGGTCAAGAAGCTGCCCATGATCTTGGCGTTGCATCTGAAGCGATTCAAGTATATGGAGCAATTTAATCGACACATCAAGGTGTCACATCGTGTCGTCTTTCCGCTTGAACTGCGGCTATTCAACACCTCCGACGATGCCGTCAATCCGGATCGACTCTACGATCTGACTGCCGTGGTTATTCATTGCGGATCGGGACCAAATCGTGGTCACTACATTAGCATTGTGAAGAGTCACGGACTCTGGCTGCTCTTCGATGACGATATGGTCGATAAGATCGAGGCCTCGACCATTGAAGACTTTTATGGTCTTACCTCGGACATTCACAAATCATCGGAAACTGGCTATATATTGTTTTATCAATCCCGCGATTGCGCTGCATAG
- the LOC117790429 gene encoding uncharacterized protein LOC117790429, producing MQSIIIFAVLLGLLSLEAKPLSITNDNQGNNITMTPLSVDLRKDRSTTMPPKLSMQSEEYDALKKTHLQKETNIEHNQTIPVLLGNEFPTIGNHTKSTKDMNDTEVLPTAIGTRLSARLLQVLTRKG from the exons ATGCAATCGATC ATTATCTTCGCCGTTCTTTTGGGATTGTTGTCCTTAGAGGCAAAGCCTTTAAGTATTACAAATGACAATCAAGGAAACAATATCACAATGACACCTCTATCAGTTGATCTTAGAAAAGATCGATCCACGACCATGCCGCCGAAACTATCTATGCAATCTGAGGAATATGATGCGCTTAAAAAGACACATCTTCAAAAGGAAACCAATATTGAGCATAACCAAACCATTCCAGTATTATTAGGCAACGAGTTCCCTACAATTGGTAATCATACAAAATCGACGAAGGATATGAATGATACTGAAGTCCTTCCAACTGCAATCGGGACAAGATTAAGCGCCAGACTTCTTCAAGTACTTACACGTAAGGGTTaa
- the LOC117790431 gene encoding uncharacterized protein LOC117790431, which produces MVRAITYLCFFLVIWISIGYNHAATRVYYQFTILQNSKIRNETDTLCNKTQVETEEVITGLRTSDFQSSNNESDSSGKTDFLEHAEFTHDENGYHVTYNVSFDTRLGSTTLKILTG; this is translated from the exons ATGGTCAGAGCTATCACA TATCTGTGCTTCTTCTTAGTAATTTGGATTTCAATCGGTTACAATCATGCCGCCACCAGGGTATACTATCAATTCAC tattcTACAAAATTCAAAGATTCGCAATGAAACGGACACACTGTGCAATAAAACGCAGGTGGAAACCGAAGAAGTCATTACAGGCTTGAGAACCTCGGATTTTCAATCATCCAACAATGAAAGCGACTCCTCCGGAAAAACTGACTTCCTGGAGCATGCTGAATTTACGCACGATGAGAATGGATATCACGTCACATATAATGTCAGCTTTGACACTCGACTTGGATCTACAACCCTTAAAATTCTCACGGGTTAA
- the LOC117790430 gene encoding uncharacterized protein LOC117790430, which translates to MQSIIIFAVLLGLLSLEAKPFSITNDNQGNNITMTPLSVDLRKDQSTTMPPKLSMQSEEYDALKKTHLQKEAKIERNQTVPVLLSSEFPTIGNHTKSTKDMNDTEVLPTAISTRLSATLLKVLTLLG; encoded by the exons ATGCAATCGATC ATTATCTTCGCCGTTCTTTTGGGATTGTTGTCCTTAGAGGCAAAGCCTTTCAGTATTACAAATGACAATCAAGGAAACAATATCACAATGACACCTCTATCAGTTGATCTTAGAAAAGATCAATCCACGACAATGCCGCCGAAACTATCTATGCAATCTGAGGAATACGATGCGCTTAAAAAGACACATCTTCAAAAGGAAGCCAAAATTGAACGTAACCAAACCGTTCCAGTTTTATTAAGCAGCGAGTTCCCCACGATTGGTAATCATACAAAATCGACGAAGGATATGAATGATACTGAAGTCCTTCCAACTGCAATCTCGACAAGATTAAGCGCCACACTTCTAAAAGTACTTACACTTCTTGGTTAA